One stretch of Coriobacteriia bacterium DNA includes these proteins:
- a CDS encoding response regulator transcription factor, which produces MTGTAPIRVLVADDQALVRGGFHMLVDSAPDLEAVGEASNGVEAVSLARDTVPDVVLMDIRMPLMDGIEATRAIIADPKTADARIIILTTFDLDEYVYEALRAGASGFLLKDTDPEALLEAIRVVAGGEALLAPSVTRRLIAEFARRPAQVRASLSELEHLTEREREVFTLVAHGLSNAEIATELFISPATAKTHVSRVMMKLGARDRAQLVTLAYESGFVTPGEPGE; this is translated from the coding sequence ATGACCGGAACCGCGCCCATTCGCGTACTTGTCGCCGACGATCAAGCCCTGGTGCGCGGCGGCTTTCACATGCTGGTCGACTCGGCGCCCGATCTCGAGGCCGTTGGCGAGGCCTCCAACGGTGTCGAGGCTGTCTCACTGGCTCGCGACACGGTGCCCGACGTCGTTCTCATGGACATCCGCATGCCGCTCATGGACGGCATCGAGGCGACTCGCGCGATTATCGCCGATCCCAAGACGGCCGATGCCCGCATCATCATCCTGACCACGTTCGACCTCGACGAGTATGTCTACGAGGCGCTTCGTGCGGGCGCGAGCGGCTTCCTTCTCAAGGACACCGATCCCGAGGCACTGCTCGAGGCGATCCGCGTCGTCGCTGGCGGCGAGGCGCTCCTGGCGCCCAGCGTCACGCGTCGCCTTATCGCCGAGTTCGCGCGCAGGCCCGCGCAGGTGCGCGCCTCGCTCTCCGAACTGGAGCACCTGACCGAGCGCGAGCGCGAGGTGTTTACGCTAGTGGCGCACGGCTTGTCCAACGCCGAGATCGCCACCGAGCTGTTTATCAGCCCCGCAACAGCCAAGACGCACGTGAGCCGCGTCATGATGAAGCTCGGAGCGCGCGACCGCGCCCAGCTCGTCACGCTGGCCTATGAGAGCGGCTTCGTGACCCCCGGCGAGCCAGGCGAGTAG